The following coding sequences are from one Streptomyces sp. NBC_01294 window:
- a CDS encoding chaplin codes for MIKKVVAAAAATGGLVLAGAGLAHADAEAQGAAIGSPGFLSGNVLQVPVHIPVNVCGNSVSVIGLLNPAFGNTCVNA; via the coding sequence ATGATCAAGAAGGTTGTCGCCGCTGCGGCTGCCACTGGTGGCCTGGTTCTCGCGGGTGCGGGTCTGGCCCACGCCGACGCCGAGGCGCAGGGTGCGGCCATCGGCTCGCCCGGTTTCCTGTCCGGCAACGTGCTCCAGGTTCCCGTTCACATCCCGGTGAACGTGTGCGGTAACTCGGTCTCCGTCATCGGCCTGCTGAACCCGGCCTTCGGCAACACCTGCGTCAACGCCTGA
- a CDS encoding DUF5703 family protein, with translation MPEYEFVDVYVPRGVPRKEATRLLTDHAEYGNWELDRLSLHRDGSRRVRLRRRIIRQVRATW, from the coding sequence ATGCCGGAATACGAATTTGTCGACGTGTACGTGCCCCGTGGCGTTCCTCGCAAGGAGGCGACGCGCCTGCTGACCGACCATGCCGAGTACGGAAACTGGGAACTGGACCGGCTGAGCCTGCACCGGGACGGCAGCCGCCGTGTGCGACTGCGCCGCCGGATCATCCGCCAGGTCCGCGCGACCTGGTGA
- a CDS encoding chaplin produces MAAAGGVLALGGGHAHADSGASGKAAHSPGLLSGNTLQAPVDAPVNACGNTVNVVGGLNPAFGNHCSNGWGHGKPTKPGKPSKPHHPGHPGNPGHPGHPGHPGGGDEPCDDHPGNPGHPGTPGGENPGTPGNPGTPGGENPGTPGNPGGGETPGNPGTPGTPGGHTPGTPGTPGTPGTGTPGTPGTGTPGTPTHPGPGTVTPVTHPGPGTGTEIGNGNLGGPAGLAATGSGDVLTAGLPLAGGLLLAGSVLYRRARNAA; encoded by the coding sequence ATGGCTGCCGCGGGGGGTGTCCTCGCTTTGGGCGGGGGCCACGCACACGCGGACTCCGGCGCTTCCGGGAAGGCCGCGCACTCTCCGGGCCTGCTGTCCGGAAACACGCTGCAGGCGCCCGTGGACGCACCGGTGAACGCCTGCGGGAACACGGTCAACGTGGTGGGGGGCCTCAATCCGGCCTTCGGGAACCACTGCTCCAACGGGTGGGGCCACGGCAAGCCGACCAAGCCCGGCAAGCCGAGCAAGCCCCACCACCCGGGACACCCGGGCAACCCCGGACACCCGGGCCATCCCGGACACCCGGGCGGCGGCGACGAGCCGTGCGACGACCACCCGGGCAACCCGGGACACCCCGGTACGCCGGGTGGTGAGAACCCCGGTACGCCCGGAAACCCCGGTACGCCGGGCGGCGAGAACCCCGGCACCCCCGGAAACCCGGGCGGCGGCGAGACCCCCGGGAACCCGGGCACCCCCGGAACGCCGGGCGGTCACACTCCCGGAACCCCGGGCACCCCCGGTACTCCGGGAACGGGCACCCCTGGTACTCCGGGCACGGGTACGCCCGGTACGCCGACCCATCCCGGGCCGGGCACCGTCACCCCGGTCACGCACCCCGGCCCGGGAACCGGCACGGAGATCGGCAACGGCAACCTCGGTGGGCCGGCCGGTCTCGCCGCCACCGGCTCCGGTGACGTCCTCACCGCGGGCCTCCCGCTCGCGGGCGGGCTGCTGCTGGCCGGCTCCGTGCTCTACCGCCGCGCCCGCAACGCCGCCTGA
- a CDS encoding M20/M25/M40 family metallo-hydrolase encodes MSESSAGRTVSGEDEVVDLCRDLIRIDTSNYGDHSGPGERKAAEWVAEKLAEVGLEPQIFESHKGRASTVARIEGEDPSRPALLIHGHTDVVPANAADWTYDPFAGEIADGCLWGRGAVDMKDMDAMTLAVVRDRMRSGRKPPRDIVLAFLADEEAGGIYGARHLVDKHPGLFEGVTEAIGEVGGFSFTVNENLRLYLVETAQKGMHWMRLTVEGTAGHGSMTNNDNAITELCEAVGRLGRHQWPVRVTKTVRSFLDELSDALGTPLDPDNMDATLAKLGGIAKMVGATLRNSAAPTMLGAGYKVNVIPGQATAHVDGRFLPGYEDEFFADLDRILGPRVKREDVHGDKALETDFDGRLVDAMQGALKAEDPIARAVPYMLSGGTDAKSFDDLGIRCFGFAPLQLPPELDFAGMFHGVDERVPVDGLKFGVRVLDRFIDNA; translated from the coding sequence GTGAGCGAGTCGAGCGCGGGCAGGACCGTCTCCGGCGAGGACGAGGTAGTCGACCTCTGCCGGGATCTCATCCGGATCGACACCAGCAACTACGGAGACCACTCGGGCCCCGGGGAGCGCAAGGCGGCGGAGTGGGTCGCGGAGAAGCTCGCCGAGGTCGGGCTGGAGCCGCAGATCTTCGAATCGCACAAGGGGCGCGCCTCGACCGTGGCGCGGATCGAGGGGGAGGACCCCTCCCGGCCGGCGCTGCTGATCCACGGGCACACCGACGTGGTTCCGGCCAATGCCGCCGACTGGACCTACGACCCGTTCGCGGGCGAGATCGCCGACGGCTGCCTGTGGGGACGCGGCGCCGTCGACATGAAGGACATGGACGCGATGACGCTGGCCGTCGTGCGCGACCGGATGCGCAGCGGGCGCAAGCCCCCGCGCGACATCGTGCTGGCGTTCCTCGCCGACGAGGAGGCGGGCGGCATCTACGGGGCCCGGCACCTCGTCGACAAGCACCCGGGGCTGTTCGAGGGGGTCACCGAGGCGATCGGCGAGGTCGGCGGCTTCTCCTTCACCGTGAACGAGAACCTGCGGCTCTACCTCGTGGAGACCGCCCAGAAGGGCATGCACTGGATGCGGCTCACGGTGGAGGGCACCGCGGGCCACGGCTCCATGACGAACAACGACAACGCCATCACGGAGCTGTGCGAGGCCGTGGGCCGGCTCGGCCGCCACCAGTGGCCGGTGCGCGTGACCAAGACCGTGCGCAGCTTCCTGGACGAGCTCTCGGACGCGCTCGGGACGCCGCTGGACCCGGACAACATGGACGCGACGCTCGCCAAGCTCGGCGGCATCGCCAAGATGGTCGGCGCGACGCTGCGCAATTCCGCCGCCCCGACGATGCTCGGCGCCGGCTACAAGGTCAACGTCATCCCCGGCCAGGCGACGGCCCACGTCGACGGCCGCTTCCTGCCGGGCTACGAGGACGAGTTCTTCGCCGACCTGGACCGCATCCTCGGCCCGCGCGTGAAGCGGGAAGACGTGCACGGGGACAAGGCGCTGGAGACGGACTTCGACGGCCGGCTGGTGGACGCCATGCAGGGCGCCCTGAAGGCCGAGGACCCGATCGCGCGGGCGGTCCCGTACATGCTCTCGGGCGGCACGGACGCCAAGTCCTTCGACGACCTCGGCATCCGCTGCTTCGGCTTCGCGCCGCTGCAGCTGCCGCCCGAGCTGGACTTCGCCGGGATGTTCCACGGCGTGGACGAGCGGGTGCCGGTCGACGGGCTGAAGTTCGGCGTGCGGGTCCTCGACCGATTCATCGACAACGCCTGA